One genomic segment of Lytechinus pictus isolate F3 Inbred chromosome 18, Lp3.0, whole genome shotgun sequence includes these proteins:
- the LOC129281691 gene encoding uncharacterized protein LOC129281691, protein MPRYGAKTYGRSVRKDGNDHFDDLWNKSKDSARPVTRLSPAKRSANNQVQTTSRQTRSSPSKPLRMASSESSRPTRQNTVLKEDVKGVINPKRRRRASSTDDPFSFSSEDDKSPMKRATTDKNNSSEASNSRQSRASLHFDNVIESRNSSKVPSRSANTTRNSAKSKIKSPSNQTLMTQFAHNSTYSDSSSERKDDTDVEMDIMDDILSSQNGSDVSSSQTSVVSMSGSQCSTSSAMNSRQGRRTTGKLETVAESTSTNSSSSQLSGSASSIRGSTRATNSASQSSNKNLRTIPSGSSQDSVMKSDADDDSDDSEVIIVSSTSRSSSSQGSSQSSSSSGTSKSSTSKPSLKTSKSVPPAKPAKSTAYDEFDFSEDDDVTDTPALRKVKSASAVDNAKKIFNSPKKSPAKAKYNARSWNKPDIPEEVSDFYEVKTIFDFP, encoded by the exons ATGCCTCGTTACGGGGCGAAAACCTACGGGCGAAGTGTCCGTAAAGACGGCAACGACCACTTTGATGATTTATGGAACAAGAGTAAAGACAGCGCGCGACCTGTAACCCGTCTCTCCCCAGCCAAGCGGTCGGCTAATAACCAAGTGCAAACCACTTCTCGACAGACCAGATCCTCTCCCTCCAAGCCTTTAAGAATGGCCAGCTCTGAGAGTTCCAGGCCTACGCGACAGAACACTGTCTTGAAAGAAGATGTTAAAGGTGTTATAAATCcaaagaggagaagaagggcAAGTAGCACTGATGATCCATTCAGTTTTAGCAGTGAAGATGACAAGTCACCCATGAAAAGAGCCACCACAGACAAGAACAATTCTAGTGAAGCTAGTAACTCTCGGCAGTCTAGGGCATCACTACACTTTGACAATGTTATTGAATCAAGGAACAGTTCCAAAGTACCATCTAGGAGTGCCAATACAACACGGAATAGTGCAAAGTCAAAAATTAAATCTCCAAGCAACCAAACCTTGATGACACAGTTTGCACACAATTCTACGTATAGTGACTCATCTAGTGAGAGAAAGGATGACACCGATGTTGAAATGGATATTATGGATGACATTCTGAGTAGCCAGAATGGGTCTGATGTCTCAAGTTCACAAACAAGTGTAGTGTCAATGTCAGGAAGCCAGTGTTCAACGTCATCTGCGATGAATTCCCGTCAGGGTAGGAGGACGACGGGTAAACTTGAAACTGTTGCAGAGTCCACAAGCACTAATAGTTCCTCTTCTCAATTATCAGGTAGTGCCTCCTCAATAAGGGGCAGTACTAGAGCAACAAACAGTGCTAgccaatcatctaacaaaaacCTAAGAACTATTCCCTCAGGTTCTAGTCAGGACTCTGTGATGAAgagtgatgctgatgatgattctgatgactctgaagttattattgtttcaaGTACTAGTAGGAGTAGCAGCTCCCAAGGTAGTAGTCAGTCATCGAGTTCATCTGGGACGTCAAAGTCGTCAACTTCAAAGCCTAGTCTGAAGACTTCTAAATCTGTACCTCCTGCCAAGCCTGCGAAGTCAACGGCTTATGATGAATTTGATTTCTCAGAAGATGATGATGTGACAGACACTCCTGCACTGAGGAAGGTGAAGTCTGCTAGTGCTGTGGACAATGCCAAGAAGATCTTCAACAGTCCAAAGAAG TCTCCTGCCAAGGCAAAATACAATGCAAGATCGTGGAATAAACCTGATATTCCTGAAGAGGTAAGTGACTTTTATGAAGTTAAAACTATATTTGACTTTCCTTGA